One genomic region from Mesorhizobium terrae encodes:
- a CDS encoding PhoH family protein: MSATELKNAPPSTASGASDMAHIVLTFDNNKLASALYGQFDENLARLEQKLGVDIRSRGNQLTIKGSPTAAEQARRALDNLYDILQKGVDIGQSDVDGAVRMAVAADDQLVLPTLERKGKVSAAQISTRKKTIYARSLNQDAYMRALERSELVFGIGPAGTGKTYLAVAHAAMLLERGMVERIILSRPAVEAGERLGFLPGDMKEKVDPYLRPLYDALYDMMPADKVERAIAAEVIEIAPLAFMRGRTLAHAAVILDEAQNTTPMQMKMFLTRLGENSRMIITGDPTQIDLPPNTRSGLVEALRVLDGVPGVVTVRFNEGDVVRHPLVAEIVKAYDRDGKVARGLGAEN; the protein is encoded by the coding sequence TTGAGCGCCACTGAATTGAAGAATGCGCCCCCAAGCACTGCATCCGGGGCCTCGGATATGGCGCATATCGTCCTGACCTTCGACAACAACAAGCTGGCCAGCGCGCTGTATGGCCAATTCGACGAGAACCTGGCGCGGCTTGAACAGAAGCTCGGCGTCGACATCCGCTCGCGCGGCAACCAGCTGACCATCAAGGGTTCGCCCACGGCTGCAGAACAGGCGCGGCGCGCTTTGGACAACCTCTACGACATTTTGCAGAAGGGCGTCGATATCGGCCAGTCCGACGTGGACGGCGCCGTGCGCATGGCGGTGGCCGCCGACGATCAGCTCGTGCTGCCGACGCTTGAGCGCAAGGGCAAGGTGTCGGCCGCCCAGATATCGACGCGCAAGAAGACGATCTATGCCCGTTCGCTGAACCAGGACGCCTATATGCGCGCGCTGGAACGCTCGGAACTGGTTTTCGGCATCGGTCCCGCCGGCACCGGCAAGACCTATCTGGCCGTCGCCCATGCCGCGATGTTGCTTGAGCGCGGCATGGTCGAGCGCATCATCCTGTCGCGGCCCGCGGTGGAAGCGGGCGAACGGCTCGGCTTCCTGCCTGGCGACATGAAGGAAAAGGTCGATCCCTATCTGCGCCCGCTCTACGACGCGCTCTACGACATGATGCCGGCCGACAAGGTCGAACGTGCCATTGCCGCCGAGGTCATCGAGATCGCGCCGCTCGCCTTCATGCGCGGCCGCACACTGGCGCATGCCGCCGTCATCCTTGATGAGGCGCAGAACACCACCCCGATGCAGATGAAGATGTTCCTGACGCGTCTGGGCGAAAATTCGCGCATGATCATCACCGGCGACCCGACCCAGATCGACCTGCCGCCGAACACGCGTTCGGGCCTGGTCGAGGCCCTGCGCGTGCTGGACGGGGTGCCCGGTGTTGTTACCGTGCGTTTCAACGAGGGCGACGTCGTTCGCCACCCGCTGGTGGCCGAGATCGTTAAGGCTTATGATCGCGACGGCAAGGTTGCACGCGGCCTGGGTGCCGAGAACTGA
- the ybeY gene encoding rRNA maturation RNase YbeY: protein MTSPDLPLDIDLAVEEGAWPPESVLEALVGRAAGAAFGELGLADNGRAELSVVFTNDAAIKTLNAEWRGKDKPTNVLSFPAFPTAKGGPLPPMLGDIVLAAETVAREADEEGKPLENHISHLVIHGLLHLLGYDHETDDEAEEMEAVERLALARLAIPDPYA, encoded by the coding sequence ATGACATCGCCTGATCTGCCGCTGGATATCGACCTTGCGGTCGAGGAAGGCGCGTGGCCGCCGGAATCCGTACTTGAGGCGCTGGTCGGTCGCGCTGCGGGGGCAGCCTTTGGCGAACTTGGCCTTGCCGATAATGGCCGGGCGGAACTCAGCGTGGTCTTCACCAACGACGCGGCGATCAAGACGCTGAACGCCGAATGGCGTGGCAAGGACAAGCCTACCAACGTCTTGTCCTTTCCTGCGTTTCCCACAGCCAAAGGTGGCCCGCTGCCGCCGATGCTGGGCGATATCGTGCTGGCGGCCGAGACCGTGGCGCGGGAGGCGGACGAAGAAGGCAAGCCGCTCGAAAACCACATCAGCCATCTCGTCATCCACGGCCTGTTGCACTTGCTGGGTTATGATCACGAGACCGACGACGAGGCGGAAGAGATGGAGGCTGTCGAGCGCCTGGCGCTGGCAAGACTTGCCATTCCCGATCCGTATGCGTAA
- a CDS encoding hemolysin family protein, whose protein sequence is MNEKSETAAPTDAGSAVKASAKTEEAPSPSTSAGSVASEPSPAGPSLFERVIGLFRQRNGTSLREEIADALAETETGAESFSPGERAMLNNILRLREVRVEDVMVPRADIEAVEISTRLGDLLVLFEQSGHSRMPVYSETLDDPRGMVHIRDVLAHITRLARVKKPGRASRKTPAAALFDLTQVDLARTIGDLNLIRPVLFVPPSMLASDLMGRMQAARTQMALVIDEYGGTDGLASLEDIVEMVVGDIEDEHDEDEPMITQAGDGIYVVDGKAEIDEVAKMIGGHFAAGEHGESVDTIGGMIFNTLGRVPARGEVVQAIPGFEFHILDADPRRVKRVRIVESQKADERRRRAVRTEQA, encoded by the coding sequence ATGAACGAGAAATCAGAGACTGCCGCCCCCACGGACGCCGGCAGTGCCGTAAAGGCTTCCGCGAAGACGGAAGAAGCTCCCAGTCCGAGTACCAGCGCCGGCAGCGTAGCGAGCGAGCCTTCTCCTGCCGGGCCTTCCCTGTTCGAGCGTGTTATCGGCCTGTTCAGGCAGCGCAACGGCACCTCGCTGCGCGAGGAAATCGCCGACGCGCTGGCCGAGACCGAAACCGGTGCGGAATCCTTCTCGCCTGGCGAGCGCGCGATGCTCAACAACATCCTGCGTCTGCGCGAAGTGCGTGTCGAGGACGTCATGGTGCCGCGCGCCGACATCGAGGCCGTGGAGATTTCGACCCGGCTGGGCGATCTCCTGGTGCTGTTCGAGCAATCCGGCCATTCGCGCATGCCGGTCTATTCCGAGACGCTCGACGATCCGCGCGGCATGGTCCACATCCGTGACGTGCTGGCTCACATCACGCGGCTTGCCCGCGTCAAAAAACCGGGCCGCGCCAGCCGCAAGACCCCGGCGGCCGCTTTGTTCGACCTGACCCAGGTCGACCTTGCCCGCACGATTGGGGATCTGAACCTGATCCGACCGGTACTGTTCGTGCCGCCGTCGATGCTGGCATCCGACCTGATGGGCCGCATGCAGGCCGCCCGCACGCAGATGGCGCTGGTCATCGACGAGTATGGCGGCACCGACGGCCTCGCCTCGCTGGAGGACATTGTCGAGATGGTGGTCGGCGACATCGAGGACGAGCACGACGAGGACGAACCGATGATCACGCAGGCTGGCGACGGCATCTATGTCGTCGACGGCAAGGCTGAGATCGATGAGGTCGCTAAGATGATCGGCGGACATTTCGCCGCCGGCGAGCATGGCGAGTCCGTCGACACCATCGGCGGCATGATCTTCAACACGCTGGGCCGCGTGCCCGCGCGCGGCGAAGTGGTGCAGGCCATTCCCGGCTTCGAGTTCCATATCCTTGACGCCGATCCGCGCCGCGTGAAGCGCGTGCGCATCGTCGAGAGCCAGAAGGCGGACGAACGCCGCCGTCGCGCGGTCCGCACCGAACAGGCCTAG